In Desulfobulbaceae bacterium, a genomic segment contains:
- a CDS encoding ParA family protein, which translates to MPKEVSKKAKIYSFANQKGGVGKTTSTINLASAVAQLGHKVLVVDSDPQGNASSGLGINTSKMEHHLYHCYVNKADVTQAIRQADQTGNLFILPTHIDLIGVEVELISTAKRERFLSELLEPLLTSYEYIFIDCPPSLGLLTINALTASDAVIIPMQCEYFALEGLSQLVRTIRLVKNSYNQRLAIEGIVLTMYDRRNRLTHQVAKEVKQHFKKQVYNVVIPRNVRLSECPSHGQSIHQYDSRSVGALSYLNLGKEFISKQKEVNQ; encoded by the coding sequence ATGCCAAAAGAAGTGTCCAAGAAAGCAAAAATATACAGTTTCGCTAACCAAAAGGGTGGTGTCGGCAAAACCACCAGTACTATCAATCTGGCCTCCGCGGTGGCACAACTTGGCCACAAAGTATTGGTAGTCGATTCGGACCCTCAAGGTAACGCCTCAAGTGGTTTGGGAATTAACACATCAAAGATGGAGCACCACCTCTACCATTGCTATGTCAATAAAGCAGACGTCACTCAAGCCATCAGACAAGCTGACCAAACTGGCAACCTGTTTATTCTGCCAACCCACATTGATCTCATCGGAGTTGAAGTAGAATTAATTTCGACGGCCAAGCGAGAGAGATTTTTATCCGAATTACTCGAACCACTACTAACGTCGTACGAGTACATATTCATAGATTGCCCCCCCTCTCTTGGTCTGCTCACCATCAATGCCTTAACCGCCTCTGATGCGGTTATTATTCCGATGCAATGTGAATACTTTGCCCTAGAGGGGTTAAGCCAGTTGGTGAGAACTATCCGTTTAGTAAAAAACTCCTACAACCAACGATTGGCCATTGAAGGTATTGTGCTCACAATGTATGACCGGAGAAATCGATTGACTCATCAAGTTGCTAAAGAGGTAAAACAACACTTCAAAAAACAGGTATATAACGTAGTCATTCCTCGAAATGTTCGGTTGAGCGAGTGCCCAAGCCATGGTCAGTCAATCCATCAATATGACAGTCGTTCAGTCGGGGCATTAAGTTATTTAAACTTAGGAAAAGAATTTATCAGCAAACAAAAGGAGGTGAACCAATAA
- a CDS encoding ParB/RepB/Spo0J family partition protein → MSKSLSPLGKGLMALLPMEDEKGNLFSSRDERGFSNEESPYFLCPIAFIQANPYQPRKSFNPEELESLSASIKEKGILQPLVVRKISANQYELIAGERRLRAAQMAEHEKVPVLIKDIAISDRLELALIENIQRENLNPIEEAEAYAQLMEEFGLTQDTVSKRVGKNRSTVANSLRILQLPDFVKESVASNRISSGHARVLLTLNSDAEVMNLHDTIITQTLSVRETEALAKRIKNPPPIKEKGPKMEGALPESYCLTLTKTLNDYFGTRTKIFQKGDSGKIEIEYATGSDLERLLALILQEG, encoded by the coding sequence ATGAGCAAATCACTATCCCCTTTAGGCAAGGGTCTGATGGCCTTATTGCCGATGGAAGATGAAAAAGGCAACCTTTTTTCATCAAGAGATGAGAGAGGATTTTCCAACGAAGAATCACCTTATTTTCTCTGCCCCATCGCCTTTATTCAAGCAAACCCCTACCAACCACGGAAATCATTCAACCCGGAAGAGTTGGAGAGTTTATCCGCATCAATTAAAGAAAAAGGTATTCTCCAGCCCTTGGTGGTGAGAAAAATAAGTGCCAACCAATACGAACTGATCGCTGGTGAGCGACGATTACGTGCGGCGCAGATGGCTGAACATGAAAAGGTGCCGGTACTGATCAAGGATATAGCCATTTCAGACCGCCTGGAACTCGCCCTGATCGAGAACATCCAACGAGAAAACCTCAACCCGATAGAGGAGGCTGAGGCCTATGCCCAACTGATGGAGGAGTTTGGCCTCACCCAAGACACAGTATCAAAACGCGTTGGCAAAAACCGTTCTACTGTGGCAAACAGTCTTCGAATTCTCCAATTACCTGATTTTGTGAAGGAAAGTGTCGCGAGCAATCGTATATCTTCAGGACACGCCCGAGTCTTACTCACATTGAACAGTGATGCAGAGGTTATGAACCTCCACGACACGATCATCACCCAAACGCTCTCTGTGCGGGAAACCGAGGCCCTGGCAAAAAGGATTAAAAACCCTCCACCAATCAAAGAAAAAGGGCCTAAAATGGAAGGTGCATTACCTGAGAGCTATTGCCTGACCCTGACCAAAACCTTGAATGACTATTTCGGCACCAGAACCAAGATATTCCAAAAAGGCGACAGCGGGAAAATTGAGATTGAATACGCCACTGGCAGCGATCTTGAACGCTTGCTGGCGCTC